One window of the Desulfuromonas acetoxidans DSM 684 genome contains the following:
- a CDS encoding PEP-CTERM sorting domain-containing protein — protein sequence MKKTLFLLFIFTTCFIYPACATPVYFDINAGGWGYETSWSITGPSFNAGGTNLTSHYTYSYNWDLDPGDYTLYMTDSYGDGLDNGGSLHLIVDSVSLLDFDYPSSVFGSSYRYLFDIPESRISAVPEPATVLLLGCGLAGLAYYSRKRKKA from the coding sequence ATGAAAAAAACCTTATTCCTTCTATTCATTTTCACAACCTGTTTTATTTACCCAGCCTGTGCAACACCAGTGTATTTCGATATCAATGCAGGCGGGTGGGGCTATGAGACAAGTTGGTCAATTACTGGCCCCTCTTTTAATGCAGGGGGGACAAATCTGACGAGCCATTATACGTATTCTTACAATTGGGACCTCGACCCGGGTGACTATACCCTGTACATGACCGATTCATATGGGGATGGCTTGGATAACGGAGGATCTTTACACTTGATTGTCGATAGCGTGAGCCTGCTGGACTTTGACTATCCAAGTAGCGTATTTGGCTCTAGTTACCGTTATCTCTTTGACATCCCGGAATCTCGAATTTCAGCGGTTCCCGAGCCAGCGACAGTTTTGCTCCTCGGCTGTGGCCTGGCTGGGCTTGCGTATTACTCACGAAAGCGAAAAAAAGCTTAG